In Mycteria americana isolate JAX WOST 10 ecotype Jacksonville Zoo and Gardens chromosome 3, USCA_MyAme_1.0, whole genome shotgun sequence, a single genomic region encodes these proteins:
- the TFB2M gene encoding dimethyladenosine transferase 2, mitochondrial, which yields MLAGRAPPGAAGCCRRFLAAALRPLLCGLPSCWATARRAAGQWPSPSLRVPEAAEAERLVQQVQRTGVPLRRFIACPQLARTVQRCLQGGASPGPQPVLLECAPGPGILTRTLLNAGVRVVALESNSAFLPNLQSLENSLDGQLKVIYGDFFRLDPLTGTVKPPAMCSDKLFETMGVAAVPWRADVPVRIFGILPQRKERNTLWRLLFALYECNSIYRYGRVELNIFISEKEYKVLTAKPGEARAYQALSVLCQIGCEIQLLHMEPWSSFVTNLKNGGLAVPKSMWLPNDHLCLVRLTPQQNLFTRGLKPTNSATFIFMVKQCLAKPKSRLTDRLNSWSLDNGGKLQRALEIPKNAETRNLYPEDYRRLFEALQNSNMFTETWFHDEVLESIRNINL from the exons ATGCTTGcaggccgggccccgccgggcgctgcaGGTTGCTGCCGCCGCTTCCTGGCGGCGGCTCTGCGGCCGCTGCTGTGCGGGCTGCCGTCGTGCTGGGCGacggcgcggcgggcggcaggaCAGTGGCCGAGCCCGAGCCTGCGGGTGCcggaggcggcggaggcggaACGGCTGGTGCAGCAGGTACAGCGAACCGGCGTGCCGCTCCGCCGCTTCATCGCCTGCCCGCAGCTGGCGCGCACcgtgcagcgctgcctgcagggcggagccagccccggcccccagcccgtCCTGCTCGAGTGCGCGCCCG GTCCTGGAATCTTGACCCGAACTCTGCTCAATGCAGGTGTTAGAGTGGTAGCTCTAGAAAGTAACTCAGCTTTTCTTCCAAACTTACAG TCCCTAGAGAATAGCCTGGATGGGCAATTAAAGGTAATTTATGGTGACTTCTTCAGACTGGATCCTTTGACTGGAACGGTGAAACCACCTGCTATGTGTTCTGACAAACTTTTTGAAACCATGGGTGTAGCAGCAGTTCCTTGGAGGGCAG ATGTACCTGTGAGAATTTTTGGAATCTTaccacaaagaaaggaaaggaacacACTTTGGAGGCTTCTTTTTGCCCTGTATGAATGCAATTCCATTTACAGATATGGAAGAGTAGAACTCAACATCTTTATAAGTGAAAAAGAGTACAAG gttttaacAGCAAAGCCTGGGGAAGCGAGGGCTTACCAAGCACTTAGTGTACTTTGCCAAATAGGATGTGAAATTCAGCTACTGCACATG GAACCTTGGTCATCATTTGTAACTAATTTGAAAAATGGGGGACTGGCAGTACCAAAAAGCATG tgGCTGCCAAATGACCATTTATGTTTGGTACGACTGACTCCTCAGCAAAATCTATTTACAAGGGGCTTGAAGCCCACAAATTCAGCTACCTTTATTTTCATGGTGAAACAGTGTCTTGCTAAACCCAAGTCTAGACTTACTGATAGATTAAA ttcaTGGAGCTTGGACAATGGTGGCAAATTACAGAGAGCGCTAGAAATTCCAAAAAATGCTGAAACACGTAACTTATACCCAGAAGACTATAGGCGTCTTTTTGAGGCTTTGCAAAACTCTAATATGTTTACTGAAACCTGGTTCCATGATGAAGTCTTGGAAAGTATAAGGAACATAAACTTATAA